A genomic region of Zea mays cultivar B73 chromosome 6, Zm-B73-REFERENCE-NAM-5.0, whole genome shotgun sequence contains the following coding sequences:
- the LOC100284944 gene encoding IAA19 - auxin-responsive Aux/IAA family member: MPPPLLQARDYMGAGATPLSCSSSGEGTGPHLALRLGLPGSDSPGRDAGPEPDHAHVDAALTLGPAPAPAPAPPRVGAKRGFADSRDRCAKRDATAADDAAGGVTGEEKRVGAAAAGAPPAAKAQVVGWPPVRSYRKNTLAMSATKTNGEDEGRSEAGCCYVKVSMDGAPYLRKVDLKTFSSYEDLSLALEKMFTCFITGQSGSCKTSRRERLTDGSRADALQDQEYVLTYEDKDADWMLVGDLPWDLFTTICGKLRIMRGSDAAGMAPRSPEQIVGTRIRNVARHAES, translated from the exons ATGCCGCCGCCGCTCCTCCAGGCGCGCGACTACATGGGCGCCGGCGCCACCCCTCTGTCCTGCTCCTCCAGCGGCGAGGGCACGGGGCCGCACCTCGCGCTGCGGCTCGGGCTCCCAGGGTCCGACTCCCCCGGCCGCGACGCGGGGCCGGAGCCGGACCACGCCCACGTCGACGCCGCGCTCACCCTCGGCcctgcccccgcccccgcccccgcgcctCCCAGGGTCGGCGCAAAGCGCGGGTTCGCCGACTCCCGCGACCGGTGCGCGAAGCGGGACGCCACTGCTGCGGATGACGCTGCTGGGGGAGTGACCGGGGAGGAGAAGCGGGTAGGTGCGGCCGCTGCCGGAGCTCCGCCGGCTGCCAA GGCGCAAGTTGTTGGATGGCCGCCTGTTAGGAGCTACCGGAAGAACACACTAGCTATGAGTGCCACAAAGACAAACGGGGAAGATGAAGGTAGGAGTGAGGCGGGATGCTGTTATGTTAAGGTCAGCATGGATGGAGCCCCATACCTAAGGAaggtggacctcaagaccttttcGAGCTATGAGGACCTTTCGCTTGCTCTGGAGAAAATGTTCACCTGCTTCATCACTG GTCAAAGCGGTTCGTGCAAGACTTCAAGAAGGGAGAGGCTTACTGATGGTTCTAGGGCTGATGCCCTTCAGGACCAAGAATATGTCCTTACTTACGAAGATAAAGATGCTGACTGGATGCTCGTTGGTGATCTCCCCTGGGA CTTGTTCACCACAATTTGCGGGAAACTTAGAATCATGAGAGGCTCTGATGCTGCTGGCATGG CTCCAAGATCACCGGAGCAGATAGTTGGGACCAGAATAAGGAACGTTGCCCGGCATGCAGAGTCGTGA
- the LOC100284944 gene encoding IAA19 - auxin-responsive Aux/IAA family member isoform X1: MPPPLLQARDYMGAGATPLSCSSSGEGTGPHLALRLGLPGSDSPGRDAGPEPDHAHVDAALTLGPAPAPAPAPPRVGAKRGFADSRDRCAKRDATAADDAAGGVTGEEKRVGAAAAGAPPAAKAQVVGWPPVRSYRKNTLAMSATKTNGEDEGRSEAGCCYVKVSMDGAPYLRKVDLKTFSSYEDLSLALEKMFTCFITGQSGSCKTSRRERLTDGSRADALQDQEYVLTYEDKDADWMLVGDLPWDLFTTICGKLRIMRGSDAAGMVSNLPAAPRSPEQIVGTRIRNVARHAES, translated from the exons ATGCCGCCGCCGCTCCTCCAGGCGCGCGACTACATGGGCGCCGGCGCCACCCCTCTGTCCTGCTCCTCCAGCGGCGAGGGCACGGGGCCGCACCTCGCGCTGCGGCTCGGGCTCCCAGGGTCCGACTCCCCCGGCCGCGACGCGGGGCCGGAGCCGGACCACGCCCACGTCGACGCCGCGCTCACCCTCGGCcctgcccccgcccccgcccccgcgcctCCCAGGGTCGGCGCAAAGCGCGGGTTCGCCGACTCCCGCGACCGGTGCGCGAAGCGGGACGCCACTGCTGCGGATGACGCTGCTGGGGGAGTGACCGGGGAGGAGAAGCGGGTAGGTGCGGCCGCTGCCGGAGCTCCGCCGGCTGCCAA GGCGCAAGTTGTTGGATGGCCGCCTGTTAGGAGCTACCGGAAGAACACACTAGCTATGAGTGCCACAAAGACAAACGGGGAAGATGAAGGTAGGAGTGAGGCGGGATGCTGTTATGTTAAGGTCAGCATGGATGGAGCCCCATACCTAAGGAaggtggacctcaagaccttttcGAGCTATGAGGACCTTTCGCTTGCTCTGGAGAAAATGTTCACCTGCTTCATCACTG GTCAAAGCGGTTCGTGCAAGACTTCAAGAAGGGAGAGGCTTACTGATGGTTCTAGGGCTGATGCCCTTCAGGACCAAGAATATGTCCTTACTTACGAAGATAAAGATGCTGACTGGATGCTCGTTGGTGATCTCCCCTGGGA CTTGTTCACCACAATTTGCGGGAAACTTAGAATCATGAGAGGCTCTGATGCTGCTGGCATGG TATCCAATCTTCCTGCAGCTCCAAGATCACCGGAGCAGATAGTTGGGACCAGAATAAGGAACGTTGCCCGGCATGCAGAGTCGTGA